Proteins encoded by one window of Dermochelys coriacea isolate rDerCor1 chromosome 13, rDerCor1.pri.v4, whole genome shotgun sequence:
- the LOC119842204 gene encoding LOW QUALITY PROTEIN: cathepsin G-like (The sequence of the model RefSeq protein was modified relative to this genomic sequence to represent the inferred CDS: inserted 2 bases in 1 codon), whose protein sequence is MLHACPSLALRMQLLILVLLPAAFLLPPGAQAGEIIGGWEARPHSRPYMAYVKIAMWXGGETCGGFLIWDDMMLMAAHCNDKQGHITVSLGVHDLRLWEWSQQEIPVLCRIPHPEYDMHSLNNDIMLLQLVHRVRLNECVGLISLPSAWQAVCPGAMCSVAGWGWTSACRAKSSDVLWEVDMPVLEDYVCLRNPDQIYHYYNASTMLCAGDPKQAKDSFKGDSGGPLVCSKTAQGIVSWGSLNGTALGVYIRVSRFVPWILETMRLLQP, encoded by the exons ATGCTCCATGCTTGTCCCTCGTTGGCTCTGAGGATGCAGCTCTTGATCCTGGTCCTGCTCCCTgcggcctttctcctgccccctggGGCTCAAGCTG GGGAGATCATTGGGGGATGGGAAGCCCGGCCCCACTCCAGACCCTACATGGCCTACGTGAAGATagcaatgtg ggggggggaaacatgtGGGGGGTTCCTGATTTGGGATGACATGATGCTGATGGCAGCTCATTGTAACGACAAGCAGGG ACACATCACCGTCTCCCTGGGAGTCCATGACCTTAGactgtgggaatggagccaaCAAGAAATCCCTGTGCTTTGCCGGATCCCTCACCCAGAATATGACATGCATTCCCTTAACAATGACATCATGCTGCTGCAG CTGGTACACCGAGTGAGGCTGAATGAATGCGTGGGGCTCATCTCCTTGCCCAGTGCCTGGCAGGCCGTATGCCCCGGGGCCATGTGCAGTGTTGCTGGCTGGGGTTGGACGAGCGCCTGCAGGGCAAAGAGCTCGGATGTTCTCTGGGAGGTGGATATGCCGGTGCTGGAGGATTACGTGTGTCTGAGGAATCCTGACCAGATCTATCATTATTATAACGCCTCCACCATGCTTTGTGCAGGGGATCCGAAACAGGCCAAAGACTCCTTTAAG GGTGACTCCGGGGGCCCCCTGGTGTGCAGCAAAACAGCCCAGGGCATCGTCTCTTGGGGCTCCCTCAATGGGACCGCCCTTGGGGTGTATATCAGAGTCTCCAGATTTGTCCCCTGGATCCTGGAGACCATGAGattgctgcagccctga